Proteins from one Drosophila gunungcola strain Sukarami chromosome 3R, Dgunungcola_SK_2, whole genome shotgun sequence genomic window:
- the LOC128266490 gene encoding uncharacterized protein LOC128266490 isoform X2, which translates to MFVTVDNTNTFFSDNPYYFCNDTKSPRTPDSQSSGRGFSIFKRRNSKGSSPRPAVVTNPEQMRLITSANLDSTATMAFGSPRGSFNSLGGFSQHSFEMQPMHSYRQRSSNSHSEFRERLGSCNETHSSQCPGGGAGDHDEVFNPLTSPTSKSNRHHTLPSGGARRHSLGNWAQHQHHQQQHQQQNSGAMGLGSPDEVPSMMAPRPPLLSPNKFRGSSHRRRDNCGNVNNASGAIASGFLGSGFNMDDILIITAKHSERAYLRATYLKNHFDKITKQRGRKPFNFLHIKIDDGPFSEEIAQKYQNTALQIVILCPALLALPHSFLMTQLSAIIRVEKVLAILLDVSEEKVKEMHKSALPSYYKWRRCVVRDNDQVQISNILGIATDILGRALCQRPPCQDNSGGGGGGGLSRSFSSCTEGFTVLPKKVKLGQNKVVALLADPLEKNDTLKLLVEKSGELIELRNFKCRNPYTLQFSIPEACMEISTMIEIRIEKNNKSLGARPIKCESRLRELEQLLRIEDCPIEFMCHALGIGPVERDALDQHLLQCFQRNMPPNFHLLSGPSERQPHFFTRLESSPEEYPTLLHFAARWGLNRLCIQLMECPGGDTACGVRNCAGRTPAELAEQEGHSKLAQNIVSFAEFHELTTMYHYFKGVTPPGDASPRPSANVVIEAHPGKGKSNKPPKQLPSAEYMEMSSGSERENTPEVRPKTETLAVSNLNYISVETEDENLQASVAEKKVESEKKLPEAGAQPGPEKTTNELRINEPPYYQSKEQNHQPREPIKSLDEVDAAPLYQTDKFSQECSQLLENQLGNDYVLQPSNVPVVPDDGNYLFQPSNRPVEEPLRLGRCTARQPGYGTLKRSASDASAASHSRSNADDELAEIMHDFKNNVLSIRDVELLVERWKHRNDVQQSFREKQDQIDQLRREYERIQEQVKSHLKRETPFERIKKFFSRSKTPGGNDSLLDETKSSIATSCSFKSGGGVSSTVGAGRPISSLSLQSVSSSSSSSGRLSTGSNCSGASLGDSGTHSDHEDRRFPHCRMMDNYLVPPPPRPVFTPSSTPGDERHQIVFPSPMSSCQRLNTPTSPTGSGSEHYQMFPSNIPVYGSQPLASSQSSSYLNTIVEAKEQAETQHYQNQSGVTLQPIKLNERSNIIYGKLTKSSSASGCSSFKPKQIPVPCPQVGSIEVQAEVYQNVGDMAPEKESKVEEATPNYMNC; encoded by the exons ATGTTTGTAACTGTGGATAATACAAACACCTTTTTCTCAG ACAACCCCTATTATTTTTGCAATGACACCAAGTCGCCGCGCACGCCGGACTCTCAGTCCTCCGGCCGTGGATTCTCGATCTTCAAGAGGCGAAACTCGAAGGGCAGCAGCCCTCGTCCGGCGGTGGTGACCAATCCGGAGCAGATGCGGCTGATCACATCCGCTAATCTGGACTCGACGGCCACCATGGCCTTTGGGAGTCCGCGCGGCAGCTTCAACTCCCTCGGCGGCTTCTCGCAA cACTCGTTTGAAATGCAACCGATGCACTCGTACCGCCAGCGATCTTCCAATTCGCACTCGGAGTTCCGGGAACGGCTGGGTTCCTGCAACGAGACGCACAGCTCCCAGTGTCCCGGAGGAGGAGCTGGGGATCACGACGAGGTCTTCAATCCGCTGACATCGCCAACAAG CAAATCCAATCGCCATCACACCCTGCCAAGTGGCGGAGCACGTCGTCATTCCCTGGGAAACTGGGCCCAACAtcagcatcatcagcagcagcaccaacagcaAAACTCCGGAGCAATGGGCCTGGGATCCCCGGATGAGGTGCCCAGCATGATGGCGCCCCGCCCACCGCTCCTCTCGCCCAACAAATTCCGCGGCAGTTCCCATCGACGAAGAG ACAACTGCGGCAACGTGAACAACGCGAGTGGAGCGATTGCATCCGGCTTCCTGGGCTCCGGCTTCAACATGGACGACATCCTGATCATCACCGCCAAGCACAGCGAGCGCGCCTATCTGCGGGCCACTTACCTGAAGAACCACTTCGACAAGATCACCAAGCAGCGCGGACGGAAACCATTCAA TTTTCTGCACATCAAAATTGACGATGGTCCCTTCAGCGAGGAGATCGCCCAGAAATACCAGAACACAGCGCTGCAGATCGTGATCCTGTGTCCCGCTCTGCTGGCGCTTCCCCACAGTTTCCTGATGACCCAGCTGTCGGCCATCATTCGGGTGGAGAAGGTGCTGGCCATCCTGCTGGACGTGTCCGAGGAGAAGGTGAAGGAGATGCACAAGTCGGCGCTGCCCAGCTACTACAAGTGGCGGCGCTGTGTGGTGCGGGACAACGACCAGGTGCAGATCAGCAACATCCTGGGCATAGCCACCGATATCCTGGGACGAGCCCTGTGCCAGCGACCGCCCTGCCAGGACAACTCAggcggaggaggcggtggcggCCTGTCGCGCAGTTTCTCCAGCTGCACCGAGGGCTTCACTGTGCTGCCCAAGAAGGTTAAGCTGGGCCAGAACAAGGTGGTGGCCCTGCTGGCCGATCCACTGGAGAAGAACGACACGCTGAAGCTGCTGGTGGAGAAGTCCGGCGAGCTGATCGAGTTGCGCAACTTCAAGTGCCGCAATCCCTACACCCTGCAGTTCTCCATACCGGAGGCCTGCATGGAGATCTCCACCATGATCGAGATCCGGATCGAGAAGAACAACAAGAGTCTGGGTGCCAGGCCCATCAAGTGCGAGAGTCGTCTGCGggagctggagcagctgctgcGCATCGAGGACTGCCCGATTGAGTTTATGTGCCATGCCCTGGGCATCGGACCCGTGGAGCGGGATGCCCTCGACCAGCACTTGCTGCAGTGCTTCCAGCGCAACATGCCGCCCAATTTCCACCTGCTGAGCGGCCCCAGCGAGCGGCAGCCGCACTTCTTCACCCGGCTGGAGTCCAGCCCGGAGGAGTATCCCACCCTGCTGCACTTCGCCGCCCGTTGGGGCCTCAACCGCCTATGCATCCAGCTGATGGAGTGCCCCGGTGGCGACACCGCCTGCGGCGTGAGAAATTGCGCCGGACGCACTCCCGCGGAGTTGGCCGAGCAGGAGGGCCACAGCAAGCTGGCCCAGAACATTGTCAGCTTCGCGGAGTTCCACGAACTGACCACCATGTACCACTACTTTAAGGGGGTGACTCCGCCGGGTGACGCCAGCCCCAGGCCCAGTGCCAATGTGGTGATCGAGGCCCATCCCGGCAAGGGAAAGTCCAACAAGCCACCGAAGCAACTGCCCTCGGCGGAGTACATGGAGATGTCCAGTGGTTCGGAGCGCGAGAACACACCCGAAGTGAGGCCCAAAACGGAGACCCTTGCTGTCTCGAATCTCAACTACATAAGTGTGGAAACGGAGGATGAAAATCTGCAGGCTTCCGTGGCCGAAAAGAAGGTGGAGTCCGAGAAGAAACTGCCCGAAGCTGGCGCTCAGCCGGGACCAGAAAAGACCACCAACGAGTTGAGGATCAATGAGCCACCCTACTACCAGTCCAAAGAGCAGAATCACCAGCCACGGGAACCGATCAAATCCCTGGACGAGGTGGATGCTGCACCACTCTACCAGACCGACAAGTTCAGCCAGGAGTGCTCGCAGCTGCTGGAGAACCAGCTGGGCAACGACTACGTGCTGCAGCCCTCCAATGTGCCGGTGGTCCCGGACGATGGCAACTACCTGTTCCAGCCCTCGAACCGACCCGTTGAGGAGCCCCTCCGGCTGGGCCGCTGCACCGCCCGACAGCCCGGCTATGGGACTCTCAAGCGCAGTGCCAGCGACGCCTCCGCCGCCAGTCACAGCCGATCCAATGCCGACGACGAGCTGGCCGAGATCATGCACGACTTCAAGAACAATGTGCTGTCCATCCGCGACGTGGAGCTGCTGGTGGAGCGCTGGAAGCACCGCAACGATGTGCAGCAGAGCTTCCGGGAGAAGCAGGACCAGATCGACCAGCTGCGCCGCGAGTACGAGCGCATCCAGGAGCAGGTGAAGTCGCACCTGAAGCGCGAAACGCCCTTCGAGCGCATCAAGAAGTTCTTCTCGCGATCGAAGACGCCGGGTGGCAATGACAGCCTGCTGGACGAGACCAAGTCCTCGATAGCCACCAGCTGTAGCTTCAAGTCGGGTGGCGGCGTGAGCTCCACCGTGGGTGCAGGACGTCCCATTAGCTCGCTGAGTCTGCAGAGTGTGTCCAGTTCGAGTTCCTCGTCCGGCAGACTGAGCACCGGCAGCAATTGCAGTGGAGCCTCGCTGGGCGACTCGGGCACCCACTCGGATCACGAGGATCGCCGCTTCCCGCACTGCCGCATGATGGACAACTACTTGGTGCCGCCGCCACCGAGACCCGTCTTCACGCCCAGCTCAACGCCCGGTGACGAGCGTCACCAGATTGTGTTCCCCTCGCCCATGTCCAGCTGCCAGCGCCTGAACACACCCACCAGTCCCACGGGATCGGGATCCGAGCACTACCAGATGTTCCCCTCGAACATCCCAGTTTACGGCAGCCAGCCGCTGGCCAGTTCCCAGAGCAGCAGCTACCTGAACACCATCGTGGAGGCCAAGGAGCAGGCGGAGACGCAGCACTACCAGAACCAGAGCGGCGTCACCCTGCAGCCCATCAAGCTGAACGAGCGGTCGAACATCATCTACGGCAAGCTGACCAAGAGCAGCTCGGCCAGCGGATGCAGCTCCTTCAAGCCCAAGCAGATTCCAGTGCCCTGTCCCCAGGTGGGCAGTATCGAGGTCCAGGCTGAGGTCTACCAAAACGTGGGCGACATGGCCCCCGAAAAGGAGTCCAAGGTAGAGGAGGCGACGCCGAACTACATGAACTGCTAG
- the LOC128266490 gene encoding uncharacterized protein LOC128266490 isoform X1, translated as MENIRDWINKSSAPPTGHSGSPSYECVQNFDVSAGSALTGHNKCKAQQVERLPKSKRALCIEKQTKTIHQEYFSSNYQKEGPIMSVDNPYYFCNDTKSPRTPDSQSSGRGFSIFKRRNSKGSSPRPAVVTNPEQMRLITSANLDSTATMAFGSPRGSFNSLGGFSQHSFEMQPMHSYRQRSSNSHSEFRERLGSCNETHSSQCPGGGAGDHDEVFNPLTSPTSKSNRHHTLPSGGARRHSLGNWAQHQHHQQQHQQQNSGAMGLGSPDEVPSMMAPRPPLLSPNKFRGSSHRRRDNCGNVNNASGAIASGFLGSGFNMDDILIITAKHSERAYLRATYLKNHFDKITKQRGRKPFNFLHIKIDDGPFSEEIAQKYQNTALQIVILCPALLALPHSFLMTQLSAIIRVEKVLAILLDVSEEKVKEMHKSALPSYYKWRRCVVRDNDQVQISNILGIATDILGRALCQRPPCQDNSGGGGGGGLSRSFSSCTEGFTVLPKKVKLGQNKVVALLADPLEKNDTLKLLVEKSGELIELRNFKCRNPYTLQFSIPEACMEISTMIEIRIEKNNKSLGARPIKCESRLRELEQLLRIEDCPIEFMCHALGIGPVERDALDQHLLQCFQRNMPPNFHLLSGPSERQPHFFTRLESSPEEYPTLLHFAARWGLNRLCIQLMECPGGDTACGVRNCAGRTPAELAEQEGHSKLAQNIVSFAEFHELTTMYHYFKGVTPPGDASPRPSANVVIEAHPGKGKSNKPPKQLPSAEYMEMSSGSERENTPEVRPKTETLAVSNLNYISVETEDENLQASVAEKKVESEKKLPEAGAQPGPEKTTNELRINEPPYYQSKEQNHQPREPIKSLDEVDAAPLYQTDKFSQECSQLLENQLGNDYVLQPSNVPVVPDDGNYLFQPSNRPVEEPLRLGRCTARQPGYGTLKRSASDASAASHSRSNADDELAEIMHDFKNNVLSIRDVELLVERWKHRNDVQQSFREKQDQIDQLRREYERIQEQVKSHLKRETPFERIKKFFSRSKTPGGNDSLLDETKSSIATSCSFKSGGGVSSTVGAGRPISSLSLQSVSSSSSSSGRLSTGSNCSGASLGDSGTHSDHEDRRFPHCRMMDNYLVPPPPRPVFTPSSTPGDERHQIVFPSPMSSCQRLNTPTSPTGSGSEHYQMFPSNIPVYGSQPLASSQSSSYLNTIVEAKEQAETQHYQNQSGVTLQPIKLNERSNIIYGKLTKSSSASGCSSFKPKQIPVPCPQVGSIEVQAEVYQNVGDMAPEKESKVEEATPNYMNC; from the exons ACAACCCCTATTATTTTTGCAATGACACCAAGTCGCCGCGCACGCCGGACTCTCAGTCCTCCGGCCGTGGATTCTCGATCTTCAAGAGGCGAAACTCGAAGGGCAGCAGCCCTCGTCCGGCGGTGGTGACCAATCCGGAGCAGATGCGGCTGATCACATCCGCTAATCTGGACTCGACGGCCACCATGGCCTTTGGGAGTCCGCGCGGCAGCTTCAACTCCCTCGGCGGCTTCTCGCAA cACTCGTTTGAAATGCAACCGATGCACTCGTACCGCCAGCGATCTTCCAATTCGCACTCGGAGTTCCGGGAACGGCTGGGTTCCTGCAACGAGACGCACAGCTCCCAGTGTCCCGGAGGAGGAGCTGGGGATCACGACGAGGTCTTCAATCCGCTGACATCGCCAACAAG CAAATCCAATCGCCATCACACCCTGCCAAGTGGCGGAGCACGTCGTCATTCCCTGGGAAACTGGGCCCAACAtcagcatcatcagcagcagcaccaacagcaAAACTCCGGAGCAATGGGCCTGGGATCCCCGGATGAGGTGCCCAGCATGATGGCGCCCCGCCCACCGCTCCTCTCGCCCAACAAATTCCGCGGCAGTTCCCATCGACGAAGAG ACAACTGCGGCAACGTGAACAACGCGAGTGGAGCGATTGCATCCGGCTTCCTGGGCTCCGGCTTCAACATGGACGACATCCTGATCATCACCGCCAAGCACAGCGAGCGCGCCTATCTGCGGGCCACTTACCTGAAGAACCACTTCGACAAGATCACCAAGCAGCGCGGACGGAAACCATTCAA TTTTCTGCACATCAAAATTGACGATGGTCCCTTCAGCGAGGAGATCGCCCAGAAATACCAGAACACAGCGCTGCAGATCGTGATCCTGTGTCCCGCTCTGCTGGCGCTTCCCCACAGTTTCCTGATGACCCAGCTGTCGGCCATCATTCGGGTGGAGAAGGTGCTGGCCATCCTGCTGGACGTGTCCGAGGAGAAGGTGAAGGAGATGCACAAGTCGGCGCTGCCCAGCTACTACAAGTGGCGGCGCTGTGTGGTGCGGGACAACGACCAGGTGCAGATCAGCAACATCCTGGGCATAGCCACCGATATCCTGGGACGAGCCCTGTGCCAGCGACCGCCCTGCCAGGACAACTCAggcggaggaggcggtggcggCCTGTCGCGCAGTTTCTCCAGCTGCACCGAGGGCTTCACTGTGCTGCCCAAGAAGGTTAAGCTGGGCCAGAACAAGGTGGTGGCCCTGCTGGCCGATCCACTGGAGAAGAACGACACGCTGAAGCTGCTGGTGGAGAAGTCCGGCGAGCTGATCGAGTTGCGCAACTTCAAGTGCCGCAATCCCTACACCCTGCAGTTCTCCATACCGGAGGCCTGCATGGAGATCTCCACCATGATCGAGATCCGGATCGAGAAGAACAACAAGAGTCTGGGTGCCAGGCCCATCAAGTGCGAGAGTCGTCTGCGggagctggagcagctgctgcGCATCGAGGACTGCCCGATTGAGTTTATGTGCCATGCCCTGGGCATCGGACCCGTGGAGCGGGATGCCCTCGACCAGCACTTGCTGCAGTGCTTCCAGCGCAACATGCCGCCCAATTTCCACCTGCTGAGCGGCCCCAGCGAGCGGCAGCCGCACTTCTTCACCCGGCTGGAGTCCAGCCCGGAGGAGTATCCCACCCTGCTGCACTTCGCCGCCCGTTGGGGCCTCAACCGCCTATGCATCCAGCTGATGGAGTGCCCCGGTGGCGACACCGCCTGCGGCGTGAGAAATTGCGCCGGACGCACTCCCGCGGAGTTGGCCGAGCAGGAGGGCCACAGCAAGCTGGCCCAGAACATTGTCAGCTTCGCGGAGTTCCACGAACTGACCACCATGTACCACTACTTTAAGGGGGTGACTCCGCCGGGTGACGCCAGCCCCAGGCCCAGTGCCAATGTGGTGATCGAGGCCCATCCCGGCAAGGGAAAGTCCAACAAGCCACCGAAGCAACTGCCCTCGGCGGAGTACATGGAGATGTCCAGTGGTTCGGAGCGCGAGAACACACCCGAAGTGAGGCCCAAAACGGAGACCCTTGCTGTCTCGAATCTCAACTACATAAGTGTGGAAACGGAGGATGAAAATCTGCAGGCTTCCGTGGCCGAAAAGAAGGTGGAGTCCGAGAAGAAACTGCCCGAAGCTGGCGCTCAGCCGGGACCAGAAAAGACCACCAACGAGTTGAGGATCAATGAGCCACCCTACTACCAGTCCAAAGAGCAGAATCACCAGCCACGGGAACCGATCAAATCCCTGGACGAGGTGGATGCTGCACCACTCTACCAGACCGACAAGTTCAGCCAGGAGTGCTCGCAGCTGCTGGAGAACCAGCTGGGCAACGACTACGTGCTGCAGCCCTCCAATGTGCCGGTGGTCCCGGACGATGGCAACTACCTGTTCCAGCCCTCGAACCGACCCGTTGAGGAGCCCCTCCGGCTGGGCCGCTGCACCGCCCGACAGCCCGGCTATGGGACTCTCAAGCGCAGTGCCAGCGACGCCTCCGCCGCCAGTCACAGCCGATCCAATGCCGACGACGAGCTGGCCGAGATCATGCACGACTTCAAGAACAATGTGCTGTCCATCCGCGACGTGGAGCTGCTGGTGGAGCGCTGGAAGCACCGCAACGATGTGCAGCAGAGCTTCCGGGAGAAGCAGGACCAGATCGACCAGCTGCGCCGCGAGTACGAGCGCATCCAGGAGCAGGTGAAGTCGCACCTGAAGCGCGAAACGCCCTTCGAGCGCATCAAGAAGTTCTTCTCGCGATCGAAGACGCCGGGTGGCAATGACAGCCTGCTGGACGAGACCAAGTCCTCGATAGCCACCAGCTGTAGCTTCAAGTCGGGTGGCGGCGTGAGCTCCACCGTGGGTGCAGGACGTCCCATTAGCTCGCTGAGTCTGCAGAGTGTGTCCAGTTCGAGTTCCTCGTCCGGCAGACTGAGCACCGGCAGCAATTGCAGTGGAGCCTCGCTGGGCGACTCGGGCACCCACTCGGATCACGAGGATCGCCGCTTCCCGCACTGCCGCATGATGGACAACTACTTGGTGCCGCCGCCACCGAGACCCGTCTTCACGCCCAGCTCAACGCCCGGTGACGAGCGTCACCAGATTGTGTTCCCCTCGCCCATGTCCAGCTGCCAGCGCCTGAACACACCCACCAGTCCCACGGGATCGGGATCCGAGCACTACCAGATGTTCCCCTCGAACATCCCAGTTTACGGCAGCCAGCCGCTGGCCAGTTCCCAGAGCAGCAGCTACCTGAACACCATCGTGGAGGCCAAGGAGCAGGCGGAGACGCAGCACTACCAGAACCAGAGCGGCGTCACCCTGCAGCCCATCAAGCTGAACGAGCGGTCGAACATCATCTACGGCAAGCTGACCAAGAGCAGCTCGGCCAGCGGATGCAGCTCCTTCAAGCCCAAGCAGATTCCAGTGCCCTGTCCCCAGGTGGGCAGTATCGAGGTCCAGGCTGAGGTCTACCAAAACGTGGGCGACATGGCCCCCGAAAAGGAGTCCAAGGTAGAGGAGGCGACGCCGAACTACATGAACTGCTAG
- the LOC128266490 gene encoding uncharacterized protein LOC128266490 isoform X3, with translation MSVDNPYYFCNDTKSPRTPDSQSSGRGFSIFKRRNSKGSSPRPAVVTNPEQMRLITSANLDSTATMAFGSPRGSFNSLGGFSQHSFEMQPMHSYRQRSSNSHSEFRERLGSCNETHSSQCPGGGAGDHDEVFNPLTSPTSKSNRHHTLPSGGARRHSLGNWAQHQHHQQQHQQQNSGAMGLGSPDEVPSMMAPRPPLLSPNKFRGSSHRRRDNCGNVNNASGAIASGFLGSGFNMDDILIITAKHSERAYLRATYLKNHFDKITKQRGRKPFNFLHIKIDDGPFSEEIAQKYQNTALQIVILCPALLALPHSFLMTQLSAIIRVEKVLAILLDVSEEKVKEMHKSALPSYYKWRRCVVRDNDQVQISNILGIATDILGRALCQRPPCQDNSGGGGGGGLSRSFSSCTEGFTVLPKKVKLGQNKVVALLADPLEKNDTLKLLVEKSGELIELRNFKCRNPYTLQFSIPEACMEISTMIEIRIEKNNKSLGARPIKCESRLRELEQLLRIEDCPIEFMCHALGIGPVERDALDQHLLQCFQRNMPPNFHLLSGPSERQPHFFTRLESSPEEYPTLLHFAARWGLNRLCIQLMECPGGDTACGVRNCAGRTPAELAEQEGHSKLAQNIVSFAEFHELTTMYHYFKGVTPPGDASPRPSANVVIEAHPGKGKSNKPPKQLPSAEYMEMSSGSERENTPEVRPKTETLAVSNLNYISVETEDENLQASVAEKKVESEKKLPEAGAQPGPEKTTNELRINEPPYYQSKEQNHQPREPIKSLDEVDAAPLYQTDKFSQECSQLLENQLGNDYVLQPSNVPVVPDDGNYLFQPSNRPVEEPLRLGRCTARQPGYGTLKRSASDASAASHSRSNADDELAEIMHDFKNNVLSIRDVELLVERWKHRNDVQQSFREKQDQIDQLRREYERIQEQVKSHLKRETPFERIKKFFSRSKTPGGNDSLLDETKSSIATSCSFKSGGGVSSTVGAGRPISSLSLQSVSSSSSSSGRLSTGSNCSGASLGDSGTHSDHEDRRFPHCRMMDNYLVPPPPRPVFTPSSTPGDERHQIVFPSPMSSCQRLNTPTSPTGSGSEHYQMFPSNIPVYGSQPLASSQSSSYLNTIVEAKEQAETQHYQNQSGVTLQPIKLNERSNIIYGKLTKSSSASGCSSFKPKQIPVPCPQVGSIEVQAEVYQNVGDMAPEKESKVEEATPNYMNC, from the exons ACAACCCCTATTATTTTTGCAATGACACCAAGTCGCCGCGCACGCCGGACTCTCAGTCCTCCGGCCGTGGATTCTCGATCTTCAAGAGGCGAAACTCGAAGGGCAGCAGCCCTCGTCCGGCGGTGGTGACCAATCCGGAGCAGATGCGGCTGATCACATCCGCTAATCTGGACTCGACGGCCACCATGGCCTTTGGGAGTCCGCGCGGCAGCTTCAACTCCCTCGGCGGCTTCTCGCAA cACTCGTTTGAAATGCAACCGATGCACTCGTACCGCCAGCGATCTTCCAATTCGCACTCGGAGTTCCGGGAACGGCTGGGTTCCTGCAACGAGACGCACAGCTCCCAGTGTCCCGGAGGAGGAGCTGGGGATCACGACGAGGTCTTCAATCCGCTGACATCGCCAACAAG CAAATCCAATCGCCATCACACCCTGCCAAGTGGCGGAGCACGTCGTCATTCCCTGGGAAACTGGGCCCAACAtcagcatcatcagcagcagcaccaacagcaAAACTCCGGAGCAATGGGCCTGGGATCCCCGGATGAGGTGCCCAGCATGATGGCGCCCCGCCCACCGCTCCTCTCGCCCAACAAATTCCGCGGCAGTTCCCATCGACGAAGAG ACAACTGCGGCAACGTGAACAACGCGAGTGGAGCGATTGCATCCGGCTTCCTGGGCTCCGGCTTCAACATGGACGACATCCTGATCATCACCGCCAAGCACAGCGAGCGCGCCTATCTGCGGGCCACTTACCTGAAGAACCACTTCGACAAGATCACCAAGCAGCGCGGACGGAAACCATTCAA TTTTCTGCACATCAAAATTGACGATGGTCCCTTCAGCGAGGAGATCGCCCAGAAATACCAGAACACAGCGCTGCAGATCGTGATCCTGTGTCCCGCTCTGCTGGCGCTTCCCCACAGTTTCCTGATGACCCAGCTGTCGGCCATCATTCGGGTGGAGAAGGTGCTGGCCATCCTGCTGGACGTGTCCGAGGAGAAGGTGAAGGAGATGCACAAGTCGGCGCTGCCCAGCTACTACAAGTGGCGGCGCTGTGTGGTGCGGGACAACGACCAGGTGCAGATCAGCAACATCCTGGGCATAGCCACCGATATCCTGGGACGAGCCCTGTGCCAGCGACCGCCCTGCCAGGACAACTCAggcggaggaggcggtggcggCCTGTCGCGCAGTTTCTCCAGCTGCACCGAGGGCTTCACTGTGCTGCCCAAGAAGGTTAAGCTGGGCCAGAACAAGGTGGTGGCCCTGCTGGCCGATCCACTGGAGAAGAACGACACGCTGAAGCTGCTGGTGGAGAAGTCCGGCGAGCTGATCGAGTTGCGCAACTTCAAGTGCCGCAATCCCTACACCCTGCAGTTCTCCATACCGGAGGCCTGCATGGAGATCTCCACCATGATCGAGATCCGGATCGAGAAGAACAACAAGAGTCTGGGTGCCAGGCCCATCAAGTGCGAGAGTCGTCTGCGggagctggagcagctgctgcGCATCGAGGACTGCCCGATTGAGTTTATGTGCCATGCCCTGGGCATCGGACCCGTGGAGCGGGATGCCCTCGACCAGCACTTGCTGCAGTGCTTCCAGCGCAACATGCCGCCCAATTTCCACCTGCTGAGCGGCCCCAGCGAGCGGCAGCCGCACTTCTTCACCCGGCTGGAGTCCAGCCCGGAGGAGTATCCCACCCTGCTGCACTTCGCCGCCCGTTGGGGCCTCAACCGCCTATGCATCCAGCTGATGGAGTGCCCCGGTGGCGACACCGCCTGCGGCGTGAGAAATTGCGCCGGACGCACTCCCGCGGAGTTGGCCGAGCAGGAGGGCCACAGCAAGCTGGCCCAGAACATTGTCAGCTTCGCGGAGTTCCACGAACTGACCACCATGTACCACTACTTTAAGGGGGTGACTCCGCCGGGTGACGCCAGCCCCAGGCCCAGTGCCAATGTGGTGATCGAGGCCCATCCCGGCAAGGGAAAGTCCAACAAGCCACCGAAGCAACTGCCCTCGGCGGAGTACATGGAGATGTCCAGTGGTTCGGAGCGCGAGAACACACCCGAAGTGAGGCCCAAAACGGAGACCCTTGCTGTCTCGAATCTCAACTACATAAGTGTGGAAACGGAGGATGAAAATCTGCAGGCTTCCGTGGCCGAAAAGAAGGTGGAGTCCGAGAAGAAACTGCCCGAAGCTGGCGCTCAGCCGGGACCAGAAAAGACCACCAACGAGTTGAGGATCAATGAGCCACCCTACTACCAGTCCAAAGAGCAGAATCACCAGCCACGGGAACCGATCAAATCCCTGGACGAGGTGGATGCTGCACCACTCTACCAGACCGACAAGTTCAGCCAGGAGTGCTCGCAGCTGCTGGAGAACCAGCTGGGCAACGACTACGTGCTGCAGCCCTCCAATGTGCCGGTGGTCCCGGACGATGGCAACTACCTGTTCCAGCCCTCGAACCGACCCGTTGAGGAGCCCCTCCGGCTGGGCCGCTGCACCGCCCGACAGCCCGGCTATGGGACTCTCAAGCGCAGTGCCAGCGACGCCTCCGCCGCCAGTCACAGCCGATCCAATGCCGACGACGAGCTGGCCGAGATCATGCACGACTTCAAGAACAATGTGCTGTCCATCCGCGACGTGGAGCTGCTGGTGGAGCGCTGGAAGCACCGCAACGATGTGCAGCAGAGCTTCCGGGAGAAGCAGGACCAGATCGACCAGCTGCGCCGCGAGTACGAGCGCATCCAGGAGCAGGTGAAGTCGCACCTGAAGCGCGAAACGCCCTTCGAGCGCATCAAGAAGTTCTTCTCGCGATCGAAGACGCCGGGTGGCAATGACAGCCTGCTGGACGAGACCAAGTCCTCGATAGCCACCAGCTGTAGCTTCAAGTCGGGTGGCGGCGTGAGCTCCACCGTGGGTGCAGGACGTCCCATTAGCTCGCTGAGTCTGCAGAGTGTGTCCAGTTCGAGTTCCTCGTCCGGCAGACTGAGCACCGGCAGCAATTGCAGTGGAGCCTCGCTGGGCGACTCGGGCACCCACTCGGATCACGAGGATCGCCGCTTCCCGCACTGCCGCATGATGGACAACTACTTGGTGCCGCCGCCACCGAGACCCGTCTTCACGCCCAGCTCAACGCCCGGTGACGAGCGTCACCAGATTGTGTTCCCCTCGCCCATGTCCAGCTGCCAGCGCCTGAACACACCCACCAGTCCCACGGGATCGGGATCCGAGCACTACCAGATGTTCCCCTCGAACATCCCAGTTTACGGCAGCCAGCCGCTGGCCAGTTCCCAGAGCAGCAGCTACCTGAACACCATCGTGGAGGCCAAGGAGCAGGCGGAGACGCAGCACTACCAGAACCAGAGCGGCGTCACCCTGCAGCCCATCAAGCTGAACGAGCGGTCGAACATCATCTACGGCAAGCTGACCAAGAGCAGCTCGGCCAGCGGATGCAGCTCCTTCAAGCCCAAGCAGATTCCAGTGCCCTGTCCCCAGGTGGGCAGTATCGAGGTCCAGGCTGAGGTCTACCAAAACGTGGGCGACATGGCCCCCGAAAAGGAGTCCAAGGTAGAGGAGGCGACGCCGAACTACATGAACTGCTAG